The genome window GCCGCGGCGTTCTTCGCCGACGCAAGTGCCACCCACTGAAGCCGCACCGCGGCGGCCGTGCGGCGGCGGCGCGACGGCCTCGGCACCGCTACCAGCGTCGCAAAAGGTAGCGAGATGCCCGCGGCGCATGGCGCGACGCCAAGGCCCAAACGACTGCGCGACACACCGACAATTGCTTTAAAATGCGCCTATCGCGACGATCAGGACCCGTTCCGGAACCCGTCGCGTTTTTCGTTTTGCGCACCCTCACTAGGAAGTTCCTGGAACTAAGGTGTCCCACACCTGCAACGCCAGCGGAGCCCCAATGCTTTTCGAAACGCTAGCCACCACCGGCCACGAACATGTCGTCTTCTGCCACAACCGCGACGTGGGCCTGCAGGCGATCATCGCCATCCACAACACCGTGCTCGGCCCCGCGCTGGGCGGCGTGCGCATGCGCCCCTATCCCAACACCGAGGCCGCGCTGCAGGACGCGCTGCAGCTCAGCCGCACGATGACCTACAAGAACGCGCTTGCAGGGCTGAACATCGGCGGTGGCAAGGCGGTGATCATCGGCGACCCCAAGGCCGACAAGTCCGAGGCGCTGTTCCGCGCCTTCGGCCGCTACGTGGATTCGCTGGGCGGGCGCTACATTACCGCCGAGGACGTCGGCACCGACGTCAACGACATGGAGCAGATCTACCTGGAGACCGAATACGTCACCGGCGTGCACCAGGTGCACGGCGGCTCCGGCGACCCGGCCCCGTTCACCGCCTATGGCGCGCTGCAGGCGCTGATGGCCTCGCTGCAGCGCAAGCTCGGCCACGAGGAGATCGGCAAGGCCAGCATCGCCGTGCAGGGCCTGGGCCACATCGGCATGGAGCTGGCGAAACTGCTGAAGGAGCGCGGCGCCAAGCTGTACGTCACCGATCTGGACCAGGCGCTGGTGGATCGCGCGGTCGCCGAATACGGCGCCGAGGCGGTCAAGCCGGACGAGATCTACGACGTGGCCGCCGACGTGCTGGCGCCGTGCGCGCTGGAAAGCGCGATCGACGAAGCCACGCTGCCGCGGCTGAAGG of Xanthomonas translucens pv. cerealis contains these proteins:
- a CDS encoding Glu/Leu/Phe/Val dehydrogenase dimerization domain-containing protein: MLFETLATTGHEHVVFCHNRDVGLQAIIAIHNTVLGPALGGVRMRPYPNTEAALQDALQLSRTMTYKNALAGLNIGGGKAVIIGDPKADKSEALFRAFGRYVDSLGGRYITAEDVGTDVNDMEQIYLETEYVTGVHQVHGGSGDPAPFTAYGALQALMASLQRKLGHEEIGKASIAVQGLGHIGMELAKLLKERGAKLYVTDLDQALVDRAVAEYGAEAVKPDEIYDVAADVLAPCALESAIDEATLPRLKAKIICGTANNQLANAAVGEELHRRGILYAPDYAVNAGGVMNVSLEIDGYNRERAMRLIRSLYHNLGKIFDLSERDNIPPQQAADRIAEARMHAIGKLKLPLGRTAPRSMGHLRGE